The following proteins are co-located in the Streptomyces sp. NBC_01198 genome:
- a CDS encoding roadblock/LC7 domain-containing protein: MNAVDTQTGALSHEARSFQWLLHNFVAEVHGVHSVAVVSSDGLLLLGSEPDDASEGKDGQNMTEAPAHPGLAGQGRMDLAAVVSGLASLTVGAARLMDGGRVRQTTVAMTDGVLVVMSISDGSLLGVHATADCDMSVIAYHMALFVGRAGHVLTPALRSELRQATGSSG; the protein is encoded by the coding sequence TTGAACGCGGTCGACACGCAGACCGGGGCACTCAGCCATGAGGCCCGCAGTTTCCAGTGGCTGCTGCACAATTTCGTGGCGGAGGTGCACGGCGTCCACTCGGTCGCCGTGGTGTCCTCCGACGGACTGCTCCTGCTGGGTTCCGAACCTGACGACGCCTCGGAGGGCAAGGACGGGCAGAATATGACGGAGGCGCCCGCGCATCCGGGTCTGGCCGGCCAGGGCCGGATGGATCTGGCCGCGGTCGTGTCGGGTCTGGCCTCGCTCACCGTGGGCGCGGCGCGGCTGATGGACGGCGGTCGGGTCAGGCAGACCACCGTCGCGATGACGGACGGAGTGCTCGTGGTGATGTCGATCAGCGACGGCTCGCTGCTCGGTGTGCACGCGACGGCCGACTGCGACATGAGCGTGATCGCCTACCACATGGCCCTGTTCGTCGGCCGTGCGGGACACGTACTCACCCCCGCGCTCCGCAGCGAGTTGCGCCAGGCCACCGGGAGTTCCGGCTGA
- a CDS encoding styrene monooxygenase/indole monooxygenase family protein, with the protein MRKILIVGAGQAGLQLALGLQARDYDVTVVSNRTADEIRGGRVTSTQCMFGTALAHERAEGLDLWADQAPRITGLGISVAAGPDPAHGTAPGTARAVDWLGRLDAPAQSVDQRVKMAGWLETFAERGGKVVIHAATVADLDYFSLAYDLVVVAAGKGETVAMFGPDPARSPYDTPQRVLAVAYVHGLGPRPEHPDTLAVRCNLVPGVGELIVIPALTTSGHCDILFWEGLPGGPLDVFESVTDPAEHLRLTLDLMRRFTPWEHERASAVELTDAKATLVGSFTPTVRVPVGELPAGGLVLGAADVVVANDPLTGQGSNNAAKCAARYLASITEQGDRPFDRRWMQAAFDRFWSEAGPSTRWTNTMLAPPAEHVQALLAAAESMPQVADLIANGFDDPADLAECFYDPRAAADYLATCAP; encoded by the coding sequence GTGCGCAAGATACTCATCGTCGGAGCCGGTCAGGCCGGCCTCCAGCTGGCCCTCGGCCTGCAGGCCCGTGACTACGACGTCACCGTGGTGTCCAACCGTACGGCCGACGAGATACGCGGCGGCCGGGTCACCTCCACCCAGTGCATGTTCGGCACCGCGCTGGCCCACGAGCGGGCGGAGGGCCTGGACTTATGGGCGGACCAGGCACCGCGAATAACCGGCCTGGGCATATCCGTCGCCGCCGGCCCCGACCCGGCGCACGGCACCGCCCCCGGCACGGCCCGCGCCGTCGACTGGCTCGGCCGCCTCGACGCCCCCGCGCAGTCGGTGGACCAGCGGGTGAAGATGGCCGGCTGGCTGGAGACCTTCGCGGAGCGCGGCGGCAAGGTCGTCATCCACGCCGCGACCGTCGCCGACCTCGACTACTTCTCGCTCGCCTACGACCTGGTCGTGGTCGCGGCGGGCAAGGGCGAGACCGTCGCGATGTTCGGCCCGGACCCGGCCCGTTCGCCCTACGACACCCCCCAGCGCGTACTCGCCGTCGCCTACGTCCACGGCCTGGGCCCGCGCCCCGAGCACCCCGACACCCTCGCGGTCCGCTGCAATCTGGTGCCCGGCGTCGGCGAGCTGATCGTCATCCCGGCCCTGACCACCTCGGGCCACTGCGACATCCTGTTCTGGGAGGGACTGCCCGGCGGCCCCCTCGACGTCTTCGAGTCCGTCACGGACCCGGCGGAGCACCTGCGCCTGACGCTCGACCTGATGCGCCGCTTCACGCCGTGGGAGCACGAGCGGGCCTCCGCCGTCGAGTTGACCGACGCGAAAGCGACCCTGGTGGGCAGCTTCACCCCGACCGTACGCGTACCGGTCGGCGAACTGCCCGCGGGCGGGCTGGTGCTGGGCGCCGCGGACGTGGTCGTCGCCAACGACCCGCTCACCGGCCAGGGGTCGAACAACGCGGCCAAGTGCGCGGCCCGTTACCTGGCGAGCATCACCGAGCAGGGCGACCGGCCCTTCGACCGCCGGTGGATGCAGGCCGCCTTCGACCGCTTCTGGTCCGAGGCCGGCCCCTCCACCCGGTGGACCAACACGATGCTGGCGCCCCCTGCCGAGCATGTACAGGCGCTGCTCGCCGCCGCCGAGAGCATGCCGCAGGTCGCCGACCTGATCGCCAACGGCTTCGACGATCCCGCCGACCTCGCCGAGTGTTTCTACGACCCCCGGGCCGCCGCGGACTACCTGGCGACCTGCGCACCCTAG
- a CDS encoding TetR/AcrR family transcriptional regulator, translating to MTAATWLFREHGYAATTIGELTRAMETKPGSLYAAFGDKKSLFKEVVHVYGRSPPVRSSASPWKRSRQRATRSAASFARRRPSTPTPPEARD from the coding sequence GTGACCGCTGCGACCTGGCTGTTCCGGGAGCACGGCTACGCGGCCACCACCATCGGCGAGCTGACACGGGCGATGGAGACCAAACCCGGCAGCCTGTACGCGGCGTTCGGTGACAAGAAGTCGCTGTTCAAGGAGGTCGTCCACGTCTACGGACGCTCCCCGCCGGTGCGTTCGTCGGCATCGCCCTGGAAGAGGAGCCGACAGCGCGCGACGCGTTCCGCCGCGTCCTTCGCGAGGCGGCGGCCGTCTACCCCGACCCCGCCCGAAGCACGGGACTGA
- a CDS encoding RNA polymerase subunit sigma-70: MTPATPSAGPATGDDSGFAARAERHRRELHIHCYRMLASYDEAEDAVQEALLRAWKARDTLTDDTGLRPWLYRIATNVCLDLLRRSSRRLTTVASFAEVPWLQPYPDGQLDEVAPVAEEPDAVVVDRETIELAFLAALQVLPPRQRAAFVARDVLGWPAGESAELLGTSVAAANSALQRARATMRVHVPARRSDWSAGETSAEERDLLDRFIAAHESGDAAAAIALSAQDLRVTMPPHPMCYDGRDAIAPLLAQAFGPELGGDWRLVATRANRMPTAASYLRRPGDTAHRAFKFDVLRIRDGAIAEITTFGPDLFPAFGLPLILPEGGALR; this comes from the coding sequence ATGACCCCCGCGACCCCGTCGGCCGGCCCGGCGACCGGCGACGACAGCGGATTCGCCGCGCGCGCCGAACGCCACCGGCGCGAACTGCACATCCACTGCTACCGGATGCTCGCCTCGTACGACGAGGCCGAGGACGCCGTCCAGGAGGCGCTGCTGCGGGCCTGGAAGGCCCGCGACACCCTCACCGACGACACCGGGTTGCGGCCCTGGCTCTACCGGATCGCCACCAACGTCTGCCTCGACCTGCTGCGGCGCAGCTCGCGCCGGCTGACCACGGTGGCGTCCTTCGCCGAGGTGCCCTGGCTGCAGCCCTACCCCGACGGGCAGCTGGACGAGGTCGCCCCGGTCGCCGAGGAGCCCGACGCGGTCGTGGTGGACCGGGAGACCATCGAGCTGGCCTTCCTGGCCGCCCTGCAGGTGCTGCCGCCGCGCCAGCGGGCCGCCTTCGTGGCGCGCGACGTGCTCGGCTGGCCGGCGGGGGAGTCGGCCGAGCTGCTGGGGACGAGCGTGGCCGCCGCCAACAGCGCGCTGCAACGGGCCAGGGCGACCATGCGGGTGCACGTACCGGCCCGCCGCAGCGACTGGAGTGCGGGGGAGACCAGCGCGGAGGAACGCGACCTGCTTGACCGTTTCATCGCCGCCCACGAGAGCGGTGACGCGGCGGCCGCGATCGCGCTGTCGGCGCAGGACCTGCGGGTCACGATGCCGCCCCACCCGATGTGCTACGACGGCCGCGACGCCATCGCCCCGCTGCTCGCCCAGGCGTTCGGACCCGAACTCGGCGGCGACTGGCGGCTGGTGGCGACCCGCGCCAACCGGATGCCGACCGCGGCCAGCTATCTGCGCCGCCCGGGCGACACCGCCCACCGGGCCTTCAAATTCGACGTCCTGCGGATCAGGGACGGGGCGATCGCCGAGATCACGACCTTCGGGCCCGACCTCTTCCCGGCGTTCGGCCTGCCCCTGATCCTGCCGGAGGGGGGCGCGCTCCGATAA
- a CDS encoding MerR family transcriptional regulator: MSSYLAIGDFSRATHLTVKTLRHYHEIGLLEPAGVDPRNGYRRYSTDQIPTAQVVRRFRDLGMPLEEIRTVLTAPDVQTRTRHITAHLSRLEADLGRTQRAVRALRDLLTPPPAGATAGIALRSVAAVQAAAVTETVDAEDSTAWFQGALGELFATVAGQGLAETGHPGGVFADELFTQHRGEVTVFVPCDAPVRPVGRVRPLLVPATELAVIEHCGPPSEVDRAYGTLAAYVARHALAVEGPIRESYLVGRRDTPDDTHWRTEIGWPVFTTSTP, translated from the coding sequence GTGTCGAGCTACCTGGCCATCGGCGACTTCTCCCGGGCCACCCACCTGACCGTCAAGACACTGCGCCACTACCACGAGATCGGCCTGCTTGAGCCGGCCGGCGTCGATCCGCGGAACGGCTACCGGCGGTACTCCACGGACCAGATCCCCACCGCCCAGGTGGTCCGCCGCTTCCGCGACCTCGGGATGCCGCTGGAGGAGATCAGGACCGTGCTGACCGCGCCCGACGTGCAGACCCGCACCCGGCACATCACCGCCCACCTGAGCCGGCTGGAGGCCGACCTCGGCCGCACCCAGCGCGCGGTGCGGGCGCTGCGCGACCTGCTGACCCCGCCGCCGGCCGGCGCCACCGCCGGGATCGCGCTGCGCAGCGTCGCCGCCGTGCAGGCCGCCGCCGTCACCGAGACCGTCGACGCCGAGGACAGCACCGCCTGGTTCCAGGGGGCGCTGGGCGAGCTGTTCGCGACCGTGGCCGGGCAGGGGCTCGCCGAGACCGGCCACCCCGGCGGGGTGTTCGCCGACGAGCTGTTCACCCAGCACCGGGGCGAGGTGACCGTCTTCGTCCCCTGCGACGCCCCGGTCCGCCCGGTCGGCCGGGTCCGCCCCCTGCTGGTCCCGGCCACCGAACTCGCCGTGATCGAGCACTGCGGCCCACCCTCCGAGGTCGACCGCGCCTACGGCACCCTGGCCGCCTACGTGGCCCGCCACGCCCTCGCGGTCGAGGGCCCGATCCGCGAGTCCTACCTCGTCGGCCGCCGCGACACCCCCGACGACACCCACTGGCGCACCGAGATCGGCTGGCCCGTCTTCACCACTTCCACCCCCTGA
- a CDS encoding SDR family NAD(P)-dependent oxidoreductase: MTGSILEGKTAVIYGGGGSIGAAVATEFARQGARVFVAGRTRAVLDTVVDAISAAGGRAEAAVVDALDQAAVEAHLDHVVTTAGGVDVSFNLVTRGDVQGVPLTAMAPADLLRAVDNGLLSALHTAGGAARRMAVKGSGVILHLNSGSGGGAMPGMGSTGPADAATETFMRYLAAENGPQGVRVCGIWTAGVAETLTKEKLAAVAGDQAPPDPQVALDAIAAMSVLRRNPRLADIASTAAFLASDGAAGLTGTMVNVSAGLVLR, translated from the coding sequence ATGACCGGCAGCATCCTCGAAGGCAAGACCGCGGTGATCTACGGTGGCGGCGGCAGCATCGGCGCGGCGGTGGCCACGGAGTTCGCCCGGCAGGGCGCCCGGGTCTTCGTCGCCGGCCGCACCCGCGCCGTCCTCGACACCGTGGTCGACGCCATCTCCGCCGCGGGCGGCCGGGCGGAGGCCGCCGTCGTCGACGCCCTGGACCAGGCGGCCGTCGAGGCGCACCTGGACCACGTCGTCACGACCGCCGGCGGCGTCGACGTCTCGTTCAACCTCGTCACCCGCGGTGACGTCCAGGGCGTGCCGCTCACCGCGATGGCGCCCGCCGATCTGCTGCGGGCCGTCGACAACGGCCTGCTCAGCGCGCTCCACACCGCGGGCGGCGCCGCCCGCCGGATGGCCGTCAAGGGCTCCGGGGTGATCCTGCACCTCAACAGCGGCTCCGGCGGCGGCGCCATGCCCGGCATGGGCAGCACCGGACCCGCCGACGCGGCCACCGAGACCTTCATGCGCTACCTGGCCGCAGAGAACGGCCCGCAGGGCGTGCGGGTCTGCGGCATCTGGACCGCGGGCGTCGCCGAGACCCTGACCAAGGAGAAGCTGGCCGCGGTCGCCGGCGACCAGGCACCGCCGGACCCGCAGGTGGCGCTGGACGCCATCGCCGCGATGTCGGTCCTCCGCCGCAACCCGCGGCTCGCGGACATCGCGTCCACCGCTGCCTTCCTCGCCTCGGACGGCGCTGCGGGCCTGACCGGCACCATGGTCAACGTGTCGGCCGGCCTCGTTCTGCGGTAG
- a CDS encoding C40 family peptidase gives MARKTRTWLRAAVVCGALLASAALSLPAAQRAAARPYEPSVPSPAATSAPAADPDTAGPGDPGLPDAPDVPAPSREPAVPSPTTTADPASLPDLLAQLRSLYQQTEAATESYNKAKETADQQRAKAEALDTQLADQRTKVAAGRDQVGLLARQLYRTGGASPYLSMLDGESPQDFFGLLHVAKRAVGHQQNVVDGLTAGEDRLAALNAQAQRALDAAQVAQSKQAAQKTQIETHLRQVEALLAGLSGVQISDLEALEKQGADKAQQEFMDSKALGQDPALRAPSKSGDRAIDYAFDQLGKPYVWGAEGPKSFDCSGLTSQAWSHAGVTVPRTAEEQWARLPHVPLSLLRPGDLVVYFPGATHVALYIGDGLVIQAPHTGAVVTVSPIAANPILGAVRPDLGAQPLKDYRPRAIPPQTGWPEPLG, from the coding sequence GTGGCTCGCAAGACCAGGACCTGGCTTCGCGCCGCCGTGGTGTGCGGCGCGCTGCTCGCTTCCGCGGCCCTGTCGCTGCCCGCCGCCCAGCGGGCCGCGGCGCGGCCGTACGAGCCGTCGGTCCCGTCCCCGGCCGCCACCTCCGCGCCCGCCGCCGACCCCGATACCGCCGGGCCGGGCGACCCCGGGCTCCCCGACGCTCCCGACGTCCCCGCCCCGAGCCGGGAACCCGCGGTGCCCAGCCCGACCACGACCGCGGACCCGGCCTCGCTGCCTGACCTGCTGGCCCAGCTGCGCTCCCTCTACCAGCAGACGGAGGCGGCCACCGAGTCGTACAACAAGGCCAAGGAGACCGCCGACCAGCAGCGGGCGAAGGCCGAGGCGCTGGACACCCAGCTCGCCGACCAGCGCACGAAGGTCGCCGCAGGGCGGGACCAGGTCGGGCTGTTGGCCCGGCAGCTGTACCGCACCGGCGGGGCGTCGCCGTATCTGTCGATGCTGGACGGGGAGAGCCCGCAGGACTTCTTCGGGCTGCTGCACGTCGCCAAGCGGGCCGTCGGGCACCAGCAGAACGTGGTGGACGGCCTGACCGCGGGCGAGGACCGGCTCGCCGCGCTCAACGCCCAGGCCCAGCGGGCCCTGGACGCCGCGCAGGTCGCGCAGAGCAAGCAGGCCGCGCAGAAGACGCAGATCGAGACGCACCTGCGGCAGGTCGAGGCGCTGCTCGCCGGGCTCAGCGGGGTGCAGATCAGCGATCTGGAAGCGCTGGAGAAGCAGGGCGCTGACAAGGCGCAGCAGGAGTTCATGGACTCCAAGGCGCTCGGGCAGGACCCGGCCCTGCGGGCCCCCTCCAAGAGCGGTGACCGGGCGATCGACTACGCCTTCGACCAGCTCGGCAAGCCGTATGTGTGGGGCGCCGAGGGCCCCAAGTCGTTCGACTGCTCGGGCCTGACCTCGCAGGCCTGGTCGCACGCCGGTGTCACCGTCCCGCGCACCGCGGAGGAGCAGTGGGCGCGGCTGCCGCATGTGCCGCTGTCCCTGCTGCGCCCGGGTGACCTGGTCGTCTACTTCCCCGGCGCCACCCATGTGGCCCTCTACATCGGCGACGGCCTGGTCATCCAGGCCCCGCACACCGGTGCGGTGGTCACGGTCTCGCCGATCGCCGCCAACCCCATCCTCGGCGCGGTCCGCCCCGACCTGGGCGCCCAGCCGCTGAAGGACTACCGGCCGCGCGCGATCCCGCCGCAGACCGGCTGGCCGGAGCCGCTGGGCTGA
- a CDS encoding GTP-binding protein, protein MDYAGSDRPDGLQDWQNERERAPVSTKIVVAGGFGVGKTTFVGAVSEITPLTTEAVMTQASEALDDLAATPDKVTTTVAMDFGRITLEKDLVLYVFGTPGQQRFWFMWDDLVRGAIGAVVLADTRRLADCFPALDYFEGTGLPYTVAVNQFEGTAAYTGEDVREALAVPSHIPVQIIDARKRSSVVDALLALVTHALAEQPF, encoded by the coding sequence GTGGACTACGCAGGCTCTGACCGGCCGGACGGCCTGCAGGACTGGCAGAACGAACGCGAGCGCGCGCCGGTCTCCACGAAGATCGTGGTGGCCGGCGGCTTCGGTGTGGGAAAGACCACTTTCGTGGGTGCCGTGTCCGAGATCACCCCGCTGACCACCGAGGCGGTGATGACACAGGCCAGCGAGGCACTCGACGACCTGGCCGCCACCCCGGACAAGGTCACCACCACGGTGGCCATGGACTTCGGCCGGATCACCCTGGAGAAGGACCTCGTCCTCTACGTCTTCGGCACCCCGGGGCAGCAGCGGTTCTGGTTCATGTGGGACGACCTGGTCAGGGGTGCGATAGGCGCGGTCGTCCTCGCCGACACCCGAAGGCTCGCGGACTGCTTCCCCGCGCTGGACTACTTCGAGGGCACCGGCCTGCCGTACACGGTGGCGGTCAACCAGTTCGAGGGCACCGCGGCCTACACGGGCGAGGACGTCCGCGAGGCGCTGGCGGTGCCCTCGCACATCCCGGTGCAGATCATCGACGCGCGGAAACGGTCCTCCGTGGTCGACGCGCTGCTCGCGCTGGTCACCCACGCCCTCGCCGAACAGCCCTTCTAG
- a CDS encoding DUF742 domain-containing protein, whose protein sequence is MSSMSALPRRGAPQRNADRRTDRVRPYSLTGGRTRVGHVLLVETFVATVEGPEEPYSAAWGGGWAERVLPERRAIVELCRRMRSVAEISALLRMPLGVVRVLLSDLADQGRIRVYGTGHGSGSPDRALLERVLSGLRRL, encoded by the coding sequence ATGTCGTCGATGTCCGCACTGCCCAGACGCGGGGCACCCCAGCGAAACGCCGACCGCAGGACGGACCGGGTCCGCCCGTACTCCCTGACCGGCGGGCGTACGCGGGTCGGCCACGTGCTGCTCGTCGAGACCTTCGTGGCCACTGTCGAGGGTCCCGAGGAGCCGTATTCGGCTGCCTGGGGCGGTGGTTGGGCAGAACGCGTCCTTCCCGAACGACGGGCGATCGTGGAACTGTGCAGGAGAATGCGGTCGGTGGCCGAGATCTCCGCACTGCTGAGGATGCCGCTCGGCGTCGTCAGGGTGCTGCTCAGCGATCTCGCCGACCAGGGAAGAATTCGCGTGTACGGCACCGGGCACGGGTCCGGCAGCCCCGACCGCGCGCTGCTCGAAAGGGTGCTCAGTGGACTACGCAGGCTCTGA